The DNA window ATGATACTGTTAGGAGGGATTGTAGTTGTTTGAAAGAATCATGTTTCCAACGGATGGTTCAGAGTATGCAGCCAGGTCAGAGGATATTGTAATGGAAATGGCTAAAAAATTCGGTTCAACTGTGGTGGCAGTGAACATTATCGATGATAAATTAATATATCCATTCGAAGTCCTTGAAGATGAAGGTAAATCCATACTTAGCCATGTGAGTGAAAGGGGACAAAATGAAGATGTTAAAGTTGAAGAAGTGTTAATTGTTGGAAGTCCAACCCACGACATGGAAAAAATTGTAAAAAAAACAGAAGCAGATCTAGTTGTGATTGCAACCCATGGTAAAACCGGGCTTGAAAAACTCATACTC is part of the Methanobacterium lacus genome and encodes:
- a CDS encoding universal stress protein; translation: MFERIMFPTDGSEYAARSEDIVMEMAKKFGSTVVAVNIIDDKLIYPFEVLEDEGKSILSHVSERGQNEDVKVEEVLIVGSPTHDMEKIVKKTEADLVVIATHGKTGLEKLILGSVAESALKTVKVPVLLVKKT